In Spirosoma pollinicola, the genomic window TTTACGGCTGCCGATGTACGTGTTGAATTCCTGAATGGCATCTGGGTCGCCAGAGGCATAAATATATTGCCCCAAGTCTTTTGCCCGTCGAACATCGAGGCCATCATACATATACTGTGTCTTTACGTTCTGGCCATACCGACCATTGTAAGCAGGCACTAAATCGCTTTCAATCGGTTTGAGATTTTCTTGCTGTACAGGAGGGGGAATTGTTAGTTGTTGCGCCCAGAGCTGCATCGGACCCAGCAGTAAGAGAAAAAGTAGTGTTTTCATAGCCGCTGTTTTTTTAATAAAGTTAACAACGACTTATAATTGATCATATTAAAAAGTAAATAAACCTTGATTAAATATTCTTAATTGAAGATATATGTTTGTGCAGAAGTAACGCAGATATCTAATTTCACGTCGGTACCTTCCACATCGTTGATCTGTTCGACAGGTTCGAAAAGCGACAAGCCAATCTTAAGACTGTTCGGCACACTGTTGGCCAGAAACCGGTCATAATAGCCACCTCCGTAGCCAACTCGGTTCCCGAATGGGTCGAATGCAAGTAAGGGCACCAAGACGATGCTTATTTGGGAAAGATCCGTTTCGTATCGGCTACTAATGACAGGTTCAGGAATGCCCAGCCGATTTTCTACCAGGGCCGTAGATGGAAACAGCGTGTAGTTGAGTAGTTGATTATTGTACTCATCAGTAACCGGAACGCTAATCTGGATTTGACTGAAGTTGGTCCAAATAGAATTAATAATAGTCCAGGTGTCTACTTCATTACGCCGTTTGATGGGCAGAAACGTATGCACGATAATCTGCGTGTCGGCAAGGCGGCTCTGCTCAAGATAGGCAAAAAAATTACTGGCGATGTGTTGGCTTTTACGAGTAACCTCTTCGGCTGTAAGGGCTTTGCGTTTAGCCAGAAATTTCTGACGTAACTCAGCTTTGGTCATAAAAATGTGTGTGCTACCCGATAAAATTAGTCCTGCAAACAAAGCTGCATCCGATAGTCAAACGGGTCAAAAGCTGACAGCATCTTCTGCAGGAACTGTTGATCATTCAGGTAAAACGTCAGGAAGTTTTCGTTTCGCTCCTGTAAACCCCCATTTGGGAAAAGGTCGTTTTTGACAGCCAGTAACTGCCGAACACCCGTTTCCTGATTACGTTCTTCGGCCCGTCGCATTTTCTTTTCGAGTCGGGCAACGGCGTTGGCAAATCGTTTTGTTTCGGCCAGAACGGCTCTTTCGAGCGATGGGTCGACCATTTGCGCTTTGTGCAGAATAGCGTCTAATGACTTATTGATCGTTTTGTTCTCGTTATCGAATTTGAGGGTATGGCGGGTATGCGTGTCAACAAACTCCCGTTTGAGTGCAAGCGTATCCTGAAAGAGTTGTTCGGGGGTGAGGCCCAGTTTACTAATACGTTTCGAACTAACCGACGTAACATACATGGCAAAATTACGGGGCATCAGAATCGGGAAGGGCGTTTGATACTGCTCAAACACACTTTTTAACTGTAACCAGTAAGGCACTTCTGACGGCCCGCCGATATAAGCCAGGTTTGGCAGGATCGTTTCCTGATACAACGGTCGCAGTACGACGTTAGGGCTAAACCGTTCGGGATGCTTATCCAACAGCGTTAACAACTCGCTTTCCGTAAATTTCAGTTTAGTGTGAAGCACCTGAAATGTACCGTCTTCTTTACGTTCAATCCGTTCGCGAAGCTGATCATCAAGATAGAACAAGTTAATGTCGCGCGGTGCGATTACCGTCTTGTAACCCAGTTCTTCAAGTTCTTTTGTTCGCTTTTGTACCAACTCTGCCGATTTTTGATTGGTTAGCTCATCACGCATAACGGGTGCAAAGACACGTTTTAA contains:
- a CDS encoding 5-formyltetrahydrofolate cyclo-ligase, with product MTKAELRQKFLAKRKALTAEEVTRKSQHIASNFFAYLEQSRLADTQIIVHTFLPIKRRNEVDTWTIINSIWTNFSQIQISVPVTDEYNNQLLNYTLFPSTALVENRLGIPEPVISSRYETDLSQISIVLVPLLAFDPFGNRVGYGGGYYDRFLANSVPNSLKIGLSLFEPVEQINDVEGTDVKLDICVTSAQTYIFN
- the bshC gene encoding bacillithiol biosynthesis cysteine-adding enzyme BshC — its product is MDCQYLPLASTGQFSSLFLDYITNKDSLKSYYGRFPTIESFKDQLEEKTFDVAKRQVLVDTLERQYQSLPTKPDFSVLRQPNTFTVTTGHQLNIFTGPLYIIYKLITTINLARKLKEAYPDYNFVPVYWMATEDHDFAEINHFSLMGKNYAWQTEQRGAVGRMNPQELKTLFSQIPEKLSLFEEAYLKHDTLANSARYYVNELFGAEGLVCLDADDASLKRVFAPVMRDELTNQKSAELVQKRTKELEELGYKTVIAPRDINLFYLDDQLRERIERKEDGTFQVLHTKLKFTESELLTLLDKHPERFSPNVVLRPLYQETILPNLAYIGGPSEVPYWLQLKSVFEQYQTPFPILMPRNFAMYVTSVSSKRISKLGLTPEQLFQDTLALKREFVDTHTRHTLKFDNENKTINKSLDAILHKAQMVDPSLERAVLAETKRFANAVARLEKKMRRAEERNQETGVRQLLAVKNDLFPNGGLQERNENFLTFYLNDQQFLQKMLSAFDPFDYRMQLCLQD